From Rutidosis leptorrhynchoides isolate AG116_Rl617_1_P2 chromosome 3, CSIRO_AGI_Rlap_v1, whole genome shotgun sequence, a single genomic window includes:
- the LOC139897243 gene encoding uroporphyrinogen decarboxylase, with product MSITYSCSIPSFSSISVSNSTNHRRPNRVSCSSAGASVAERKAVNTSEPLLLNAVRGKDVERPPVWLMRQAGRYMKSYQTLCEKHPSFRERSENVDLVVEISLQPWKVFKPDGVILFSDILTPLPGMNIPFDIVKGKGPIIFDPISSAADVDKVTEFTPEEWVPYVGQALSILRKEVNNEAAVLGFVGAPFTLASYVVEGGSSKHFSKIKRLAFSQPKVLHALLQKFTTSMARYIQYQADNGAQAVQIFDSWATELSPADFEEFSLPYLKQIVDTVKQTHPNLPLILYASGSGGLLERLPLTGVDVVSLDWTVDMAEGRKRLGTDIAVQGNVDPGVLFGSKDFITNRINDTVKKAGKGKHILNLGHGIVVGTPEENVAHFFEVAKGLRY from the exons ATGTCGATTACTTACAGCTGTTCGATTCCATCCTTCTCATCCATCTCAGTTTCCAATTCCACAAATCATCGTCGCCCTAATCGAGTCAGCTGCTCTTCTGCCGGAG CTAGTGTTGCTGAACGGAAAGCGGTTAATACAAGTGAACCGTTACTGCTTAATGCGGTTCGAGGTAAAGATGTCGAAAGACCCCCGGTTTGGCTTATGAGACAAGCTGGGAGGTACATGAAG AGTTATCAAACCCTATGTGAGAAGCATCCGTCCTTTCGTGAAAGATCAGAGAATGTTGATCTTGTGGTTGAGATCTCTTTACAGCCATGGAAAGTATTTAAGCCTGATGGG GTTATTTTATTTTCAGACATTCTTACACCTCTACCAGGAATGAACATACCCTTTGACATTGTTAAAGGAAAGGGTCCCATTATATTTGATCCGATAAGCTCAGCTGCTGACGTGGATAAAGTAACTGAATTCACCCCTGAAGAGTGGGTCCCGTATGTTGGCCAAGCTCTGTCAATTCTCAGAAAAGAG GTAAATAATGAAGCTGCAGTCCTTGGTTTCGTTGGAGCACCTTTTACTCTGGCATCTTATGTGGTAGAAGGTGGATCATCGAAGCACTTTTCTAAAATAAAACGGCTAGCTTTTTCACAGCCGAAG GTTCTTCACGCGCTACTTCAAAAGTTCACAACCTCAATGGCTAGATACATTCAATACCAAGCCGACAACGGTGCACAAGCGGTCCAAATCTTCGACTCATGGGCAACCGAGCTTAGTCCAGCCGATTTTGAAGAATTCAGTCTCCCATACTTAAAACAAATCGTGGACACAGTAAAACAAACCCACCCAAATCTCCCTTTAATACTCTACGCAAGCGGGTCAGGCGGGTTACTTGAGAGACTACCATTGACTGGGGTCGATGTAGTGAGCTTGGATTGGACTGTGGATATGGCTGAAGGCAGGAAACGGTTAGGGACTGATATAGCGGTTCAGGGGAATGTGGACCCGGGTGTGCTTTTCGGGTCGAAAGATTTTATCACGAATAGGATTAATGATACTGTGAAGAAAGCAGGGAAAGGTAAACATATTTTAAATCTTGGACATGGTATTGTTGTAGGTACACCAGAGGAAAATGTTGCACATTTTTTTGAGGTTGCTAAAGGATTAAGGTACTGA